One genomic segment of Deinococcus arcticus includes these proteins:
- a CDS encoding sucrase ferredoxin, which translates to MTAAPRLPLCADVSRALNEDPIGTAPHWQEVTVLELDVPMWARVRDVANWTPGQGEVFERLRGKVEVSGAGFGLLMSAPQTQGQPLRVRHYALGAGGYVRRDYQSELPQSEWARGLRDTLLEPENLRGWQEEAVPDGPDLHVCTHGTVDAACGRYGVPVFQGLGAAGLRVWRTGHFGGHRFAATAAELPSGLLWAHLTPELAVRLARRAVAPTAVARHLRGFAGLPPLAQVLDRELLLRHGWAWLTAQRQATISGDDVTLTYTWNGESGAVRARVEHDLLRVPGSSHKPEWSEVKQYRVTWC; encoded by the coding sequence ATGACTGCTGCCCCCCGCCTGCCCCTGTGCGCGGACGTGTCGCGCGCGCTGAACGAGGATCCCATCGGCACGGCGCCCCACTGGCAGGAAGTCACAGTGCTGGAACTGGACGTGCCGATGTGGGCCCGCGTGCGCGACGTGGCGAACTGGACCCCCGGGCAGGGTGAAGTGTTCGAGCGGCTGCGCGGCAAGGTGGAGGTATCGGGCGCGGGCTTTGGGCTGCTGATGAGTGCGCCGCAGACCCAGGGCCAGCCGCTGCGGGTGAGGCACTACGCGCTGGGCGCGGGCGGCTATGTCCGGCGCGACTATCAGTCTGAGCTGCCCCAGAGCGAGTGGGCACGCGGCCTGAGAGACACCCTGCTGGAACCGGAGAACCTGCGCGGCTGGCAGGAAGAGGCGGTGCCGGACGGCCCCGACCTGCATGTGTGTACCCACGGCACCGTGGACGCGGCCTGCGGGCGCTACGGGGTGCCGGTGTTTCAGGGCCTGGGCGCGGCGGGCCTGCGCGTGTGGCGCACCGGACACTTTGGGGGCCACCGCTTTGCTGCCACAGCGGCCGAACTGCCCAGCGGGCTGCTGTGGGCCCACCTGACCCCGGAACTCGCCGTGCGCCTCGCCCGCCGGGCGGTGGCCCCCACGGCGGTGGCCCGGCACCTGCGCGGCTTTGCGGGCCTGCCCCCCCTGGCCCAGGTGCTGGACCGCGAACTGCTCCTCCGGCACGGCTGGGCCTGGTTAACGGCCCAGCGGCAGGCCACCATCAGCGGCGACGACGTGACCCTGACCTACACCTGGAACGGCGAGAGCGGCGCCGTGCGCGCCCGCGTGGAACACGACCTGCTGCGGGTGCCCGGCTCCAGCCACAAACCCGAGTGGTCAGAGGTCAAGCAGTACCGGGTGACGTGGTGCTGA
- a CDS encoding ABC transporter substrate-binding protein — protein sequence MKALLAVLALAAGGSAGAACAGREVTHALGTACVPKAPKRVVVLEWAYAENVLALGGQPVGMADMAGYREWVNIPVPLGAGVQDVGTRQQPSLEKIRALKPDLILTARLRSVQNYAALSAIAPTVAFDAYAGPSQYGEMRSTFSTTGTLLGRQNTARQVLSNLDARLARVGQDLKKAGRAGESFVFAQAFTARGGAPTTRLLTSNSMVSEVMAKVGLVNAWAAPAQPYGFSEVSLEALATLNTTNFLYVAQKEDNVFAAPSVRPLWQGLPFVKSGRAYPLNEKTWIFGGPLSALTLANEISRQLLGR from the coding sequence GTGAAGGCCCTGCTGGCCGTGCTGGCGCTGGCGGCCGGCGGCTCGGCGGGTGCCGCCTGTGCGGGGCGGGAAGTCACCCACGCCCTGGGCACCGCCTGCGTGCCAAAGGCCCCCAAGCGCGTGGTCGTGCTGGAATGGGCCTACGCGGAAAATGTGCTGGCCCTGGGGGGACAGCCTGTGGGCATGGCGGACATGGCCGGCTACCGCGAGTGGGTGAACATTCCAGTGCCCCTGGGTGCAGGGGTGCAGGACGTGGGCACCCGGCAGCAGCCCAGCCTGGAAAAGATCCGCGCCCTGAAGCCCGACCTGATTCTGACGGCCAGACTGCGCTCGGTCCAGAACTACGCGGCGCTCTCGGCCATAGCGCCCACAGTGGCCTTTGACGCCTACGCTGGCCCCTCGCAGTACGGCGAGATGCGCTCGACGTTCAGCACCACCGGCACGCTGCTGGGCCGCCAGAACACTGCCCGTCAGGTACTCAGCAACCTCGACGCCCGGCTGGCGCGGGTGGGCCAGGACCTCAAGAAAGCGGGCCGGGCCGGGGAGAGCTTCGTGTTTGCCCAGGCGTTCACGGCGCGGGGCGGCGCGCCCACCACGCGGCTGTTGACCAGCAACAGCATGGTCAGCGAGGTCATGGCAAAGGTGGGTCTGGTCAACGCCTGGGCGGCCCCGGCGCAGCCCTACGGCTTTTCCGAGGTCAGTCTGGAAGCGCTGGCCACCCTGAACACCACGAACTTTCTGTACGTGGCCCAGAAGGAGGACAACGTGTTCGCCGCCCCCAGCGTGCGCCCACTGTGGCAGGGGCTGCCCTTTGTCAAGTCGGGGCGGGCCTATCCCCTGAACGAGAAAACGTGGATCTTCGGCGGCCCCCTGAGCGCCCTGACCCTGGCGAACGAGATCAGCCGCCAGCTGCTGGGGCGCTGA
- a CDS encoding iron-siderophore ABC transporter substrate-binding protein, which yields MLKLLTPLTLVLAATAVAQTLTLTHDDGKTTIARDPKRVVALDEEALGWLAALGVSDRVVGLGSTYFTPDDLSGGRIKPEVLKQGFYGRVPLNSPAYIGSWTAPNLEVITALRPDLIVRLTWQGNQNYDRLSKIAPTVGYAEAGAGFWQRGLRDLAKVFGKQVEAERVIKQVADTHRANAGRLRAAGVFRKYPKVVVVAPFAGGTNWLYTDVRLMPDLRALGFEDGLRGARTTLGVGSALSDEALLGLDRQTLVVLFPPGGKYNGAGAFLNTPVGQRLKAQSVVYVPEDFSPYSGPLTSLRHSAALTKLILEKVK from the coding sequence ATGTTGAAGCTGCTGACTCCCCTGACCCTGGTGCTGGCCGCCACCGCTGTGGCCCAGACCCTGACCCTCACCCACGACGACGGAAAGACGACCATTGCCAGGGACCCGAAGCGGGTGGTGGCGCTGGACGAGGAAGCCCTGGGGTGGCTGGCTGCGCTGGGCGTGAGTGACCGGGTGGTGGGCCTGGGCAGCACCTACTTCACCCCAGACGACCTGAGCGGCGGCCGGATCAAGCCCGAGGTGCTCAAGCAGGGCTTTTACGGGCGCGTGCCGTTGAACAGCCCGGCCTACATCGGCTCGTGGACGGCGCCCAACCTGGAAGTCATCACGGCGCTGAGGCCGGACCTGATCGTGCGCCTGACGTGGCAGGGCAATCAGAACTACGACAGGCTGAGCAAGATTGCCCCCACCGTGGGCTACGCCGAGGCGGGGGCTGGCTTCTGGCAGCGCGGCCTGCGCGATCTGGCGAAGGTGTTCGGCAAGCAGGTGGAGGCCGAGCGCGTGATCAAGCAGGTGGCCGACACCCACCGGGCCAACGCAGGCAGGTTGCGGGCGGCCGGCGTGTTCCGCAAGTACCCCAAGGTGGTGGTGGTGGCCCCCTTCGCGGGCGGCACCAACTGGCTGTACACCGACGTGCGCCTGATGCCCGACCTGCGGGCGCTGGGCTTTGAGGATGGCCTGCGGGGCGCCAGGACCACCCTGGGTGTGGGCTCGGCGCTCAGCGATGAAGCGCTGCTGGGCCTGGACCGGCAGACGCTGGTGGTGCTGTTTCCCCCGGGCGGCAAATACAATGGCGCGGGCGCTTTCCTGAATACGCCCGTGGGCCAGCGCCTGAAGGCCCAGAGCGTGGTGTACGTGCCGGAAGACTTCAGCCCCTACAGCGGGCCCCTGACCAGCCTGCGCCATAGCGCGGCCCTGACGAAACTGATTCTGGAGAAGGTCAAGTGA
- the rpmE gene encoding 50S ribosomal protein L31, producing the protein MKKDIHPKTVPCKIIYQGQVVMETLSTKPEIHVDVWSGVHPFWTGEERFVDTEGRVDKFNKRFGDSYRTKKK; encoded by the coding sequence ATGAAGAAAGACATCCACCCCAAAACCGTTCCTTGCAAGATCATCTACCAGGGCCAGGTCGTGATGGAAACCCTGAGCACCAAGCCCGAGATCCACGTGGATGTCTGGAGCGGCGTTCACCCCTTCTGGACCGGCGAAGAGCGCTTCGTGGACACCGAGGGCCGTGTGGACAAGTTCAACAAGCGCTTCGGCGACAGCTACCGCACCAAGAAGAAGTAA
- a CDS encoding thymidine kinase: protein MLKSPYHGGHLEVIVGPMFSGKSEELIRRVTRAVIARQRVQVFKPAMDDRYHVSAVASHAGRQVQAVAVRGAADIRAHLTGEGALLQGPGETPLPDLVGIDEVQFLGEDVVPLALDLAAAGVRVILAGLDLDFRAEPFGCMPDLLARAESVEKLTAICTVCGAPATRSQRLIGGEPARLSDPVVLVGAQESYEARCRVHHELRR, encoded by the coding sequence GTGCTCAAGTCCCCCTACCACGGCGGTCACCTGGAAGTCATCGTCGGGCCCATGTTCAGCGGCAAAAGCGAGGAGCTGATTCGGCGCGTCACGCGCGCTGTGATTGCCCGGCAGCGTGTGCAGGTGTTCAAACCGGCCATGGACGACCGTTACCACGTCTCGGCCGTGGCCAGCCACGCGGGGCGGCAGGTGCAGGCGGTGGCGGTGCGCGGGGCCGCCGACATCCGCGCGCATCTGACGGGCGAGGGCGCGCTGCTGCAAGGACCCGGTGAAACGCCCCTGCCCGACCTGGTGGGTATTGACGAGGTGCAGTTTCTGGGCGAGGACGTGGTGCCGCTGGCCCTGGACCTCGCGGCGGCGGGCGTGCGCGTCATTCTGGCCGGGCTGGACCTGGATTTCCGCGCCGAGCCGTTTGGCTGCATGCCCGACCTGCTGGCCCGCGCCGAGAGCGTGGAGAAGCTGACCGCCATCTGCACAGTCTGCGGCGCTCCCGCCACGCGCTCGCAGCGCCTGATCGGCGGCGAGCCCGCGCGCCTGAGTGACCCTGTGGTCCTCGTGGGCGCCCAGGAAAGCTACGAGGCGCGCTGCCGGGTGCACCATGAGCTCAGGCGATGA
- a CDS encoding response regulator gives MGFMAYTILVADDEPAIRTMLEVILSADGHEIVAVQDGKLALDYLRDHTPDAMLLDVKMPHMDGFEICSRVKRIKRLRDTPVLLLTGFDDDQTRDHAKLVGADDIVYKPLSGKNLRTRVNQLIEARRR, from the coding sequence ATGGGCTTCATGGCGTATACCATTCTCGTCGCAGACGACGAACCGGCCATCCGGACCATGCTGGAGGTCATTCTGTCGGCGGACGGGCACGAAATTGTGGCGGTGCAGGACGGCAAGCTGGCGCTGGATTACCTCCGGGATCACACCCCGGACGCCATGCTGCTGGACGTGAAGATGCCGCACATGGACGGCTTTGAAATCTGTTCCCGGGTCAAGCGCATCAAGCGGCTGCGCGACACCCCAGTGCTGCTGCTGACCGGCTTCGACGACGACCAGACGCGCGACCACGCCAAACTCGTGGGCGCCGACGACATCGTGTATAAGCCGCTGTCCGGCAAGAACCTGCGCACCCGCGTCAACCAGCTCATCGAGGCCCGGCGCCGCTGA
- a CDS encoding transglycosylase domain-containing protein: protein MIYVLRFFKFLTSLLLAALVAGVGVAATYAVKWGRELPDYRELDNLTRSLGAETRVYARDNTPLGSLIPRVGDQAISRTIVNLNEISPFMVAALIANEDRRFFEHYGLDPYGIGRQFQRLARGDNVQGGSTLTNQLIKNTLLLDEYQQARSPDRKFKEWMLSVQVERSFTKEEILQNYLNAIYWGDGGPVELYGIHSAALAYFGTTPKALTLAQSAYLTVLVPSPGRFYPNYQAVRPLMKTLMARMVEDGWITQAQMDAAWREKVQPRGWKITYDAQGNVLSARNVDPSQKELKAVTTTRAEHFVRQVEQELVRRFGREKVYGSGGLRVYTTLDPRVQTAVETASRETTYLPPGATLGATIINPYTGEVLGMIGQKLRGTEPPDAWNNAAQGQRQIGSTIKPLLYTTALSTGLTQAHREADRPITFPCTGCKNGVYAPQNFEGATTYRDMTIREALDRSLNLVTVRLADRIGLQTFFGKLRQLGLQTNDGTGLAAALGAVETTPVKMAAAYAPFVNGGLYRAPRYLTRVTTARGEVLYDAGSEPVRPARVWTPQIAWLGLDMIRGVVNDLTEPQGGLAGRAKFGEWPVAGKTGTSNGPKDLWFVGTTPLYTGAAWVGRQQGGDMPTYYYSGYVAAPIWRRMMELAHEGQAVRQFSEPPGIQYVDAPDAQFLPSVKVAVLDPSFRGAANTDVQEDAPPPVQYRETGYAPSQDPDTVLVSLDRVTNRLATEFTPPENIVQRRVEIEALPAYAPDPAPQPLKDETPDPAALKATRTPGNQAVPGGQAAP from the coding sequence GTGATCTACGTGCTGCGCTTTTTCAAATTTCTGACCTCGCTGCTGCTCGCCGCCCTGGTGGCGGGGGTGGGCGTGGCGGCCACCTACGCGGTCAAGTGGGGCCGCGAACTGCCCGATTACCGCGAGCTGGACAATCTCACCCGCTCACTGGGCGCCGAGACCCGCGTGTATGCCCGCGACAACACGCCGCTGGGCAGCCTGATTCCCAGGGTGGGCGATCAGGCCATCAGCCGCACGATTGTCAACCTCAACGAGATCAGCCCGTTCATGGTCGCGGCGCTGATTGCCAACGAGGACCGGCGCTTTTTCGAGCACTACGGCCTGGACCCCTACGGCATCGGGCGGCAGTTTCAGCGGCTGGCGCGCGGCGACAACGTGCAGGGCGGCTCCACGCTGACCAACCAGCTGATTAAAAACACCCTGCTGCTGGACGAATACCAGCAGGCGCGCAGCCCGGACCGCAAGTTCAAGGAATGGATGCTGAGCGTGCAGGTGGAGCGCTCCTTTACCAAGGAAGAGATTCTTCAGAACTACCTGAACGCCATCTACTGGGGCGACGGCGGCCCGGTGGAGCTGTACGGCATTCACTCGGCGGCGCTGGCCTACTTTGGCACCACCCCCAAGGCGCTGACCCTGGCCCAGAGCGCCTACCTGACCGTGCTGGTGCCCAGCCCAGGCCGCTTCTATCCCAACTACCAGGCGGTGCGCCCCCTGATGAAAACCCTGATGGCGCGCATGGTGGAAGACGGCTGGATCACCCAGGCGCAGATGGACGCGGCGTGGCGCGAGAAGGTGCAGCCCAGGGGCTGGAAAATCACCTACGACGCGCAGGGCAACGTGCTGAGCGCCCGGAACGTGGACCCCAGCCAGAAGGAACTGAAGGCGGTGACCACCACCCGCGCCGAGCATTTTGTGCGGCAGGTGGAACAGGAACTTGTGCGCCGCTTTGGCCGTGAGAAGGTGTACGGGTCGGGGGGCCTGCGCGTGTACACCACGCTGGACCCCAGGGTGCAGACCGCTGTGGAAACCGCCAGCCGCGAAACCACCTATCTGCCGCCCGGGGCCACGCTGGGCGCCACCATCATCAACCCCTATACCGGCGAGGTGCTGGGCATGATCGGGCAGAAGCTGCGCGGCACCGAGCCGCCGGACGCCTGGAACAACGCGGCGCAGGGCCAGCGCCAGATCGGCTCGACCATCAAGCCGCTGCTGTACACCACGGCGCTGTCCACCGGGCTGACCCAGGCGCACCGCGAGGCCGACCGGCCCATCACCTTTCCCTGCACTGGCTGTAAAAACGGCGTGTACGCGCCGCAGAACTTTGAAGGAGCCACCACCTACCGCGACATGACCATCCGCGAGGCGCTGGACCGCTCGCTGAACCTGGTCACCGTGCGCCTGGCCGACCGCATTGGCCTGCAGACCTTCTTCGGCAAGCTGCGCCAGCTGGGCCTGCAAACCAACGACGGCACCGGGCTGGCCGCCGCGCTGGGCGCCGTGGAAACCACGCCGGTGAAAATGGCGGCGGCCTACGCGCCCTTTGTGAATGGCGGGCTGTACCGCGCGCCACGCTACCTGACGCGGGTGACCACCGCCCGGGGCGAGGTGCTGTACGACGCAGGCAGCGAACCCGTGCGCCCGGCGCGCGTGTGGACCCCGCAGATCGCGTGGCTGGGCCTGGACATGATCCGGGGCGTGGTGAACGACCTGACCGAGCCCCAGGGCGGACTGGCGGGCCGCGCCAAGTTTGGCGAGTGGCCGGTGGCGGGCAAGACCGGCACGAGTAACGGCCCCAAGGACCTGTGGTTCGTGGGCACCACGCCGCTGTACACCGGCGCGGCCTGGGTGGGGCGCCAGCAGGGCGGCGACATGCCCACCTACTACTACTCGGGCTACGTGGCCGCGCCCATCTGGCGCCGCATGATGGAACTGGCCCACGAGGGGCAGGCTGTGCGCCAGTTCAGCGAGCCCCCGGGCATTCAGTACGTGGACGCGCCGGACGCGCAGTTTCTGCCCAGCGTGAAGGTGGCCGTGCTGGACCCCAGTTTCCGGGGCGCCGCGAACACCGATGTGCAGGAAGACGCCCCCCCACCCGTGCAGTACCGCGAAACCGGCTACGCCCCCAGCCAGGACCCCGACACCGTGCTGGTCAGCCTGGACCGGGTGACCAACCGTCTGGCTACCGAATTCACCCCGCCCGAGAACATCGTGCAGCGCCGCGTGGAGATCGAGGCCCTGCCCGCCTACGCCCCGGACCCCGCGCCCCAGCCCCTCAAGGACGAGACCCCCGACCCGGCGGCCCTGAAGGCCACCCGTACGCCCGGAAATCAGGCGGTGCCAGGCGGGCAGGCGGCGCCGTGA
- a CDS encoding penicillin-binding protein — protein sequence MRPRRAPLLTLLLTLGVSTAEARVRLGELLPAHPWQAAGREVVVVYSHDCGDLGDLWQAVLSSGLPVRAVNAEGTPSPAPAGLQPWRGEAANAFARKLRVGAYPTVLLVQDGRILNAWEGTFTGALE from the coding sequence ATGCGACCCCGCCGCGCGCCCCTGCTGACCCTGCTGCTGACCCTGGGTGTGTCCACCGCCGAAGCGCGGGTGCGCCTGGGTGAGCTTCTGCCTGCCCACCCCTGGCAGGCAGCTGGGCGCGAGGTGGTGGTTGTCTACAGTCACGACTGCGGCGATCTGGGTGACCTGTGGCAGGCGGTGCTCTCGTCCGGGCTGCCCGTGCGGGCCGTGAACGCCGAGGGCACGCCCTCTCCGGCCCCAGCGGGTCTTCAGCCCTGGCGGGGCGAGGCCGCCAACGCCTTTGCACGCAAGCTGCGGGTGGGCGCCTACCCCACGGTGCTGCTGGTGCAGGACGGGCGGATTCTGAATGCCTGGGAAGGCACATTCACCGGCGCGCTGGAGTAA
- a CDS encoding cytochrome c biogenesis CcdA family protein, whose product MTPSPTFAVAFLAGLVSFLSPCVLPLVPSYLGALGGERAPWGRALGFILGFGLVFMALGATASSLGALIAPHKALLAQVSAVLIIFFGLVMLGLIRLPFLMRDTRALANAGGYGPVALGAAFAFGWSPCLGPTLGSVLGLAASTASLGSGVALLAAYTLGLSVPFLLAALLWHRVNLRRLNRYAGGFEKLGGVLLVVSGTLMLTGQFTRLATFFSEVMPEWLKL is encoded by the coding sequence ATGACGCCTTCCCCCACCTTTGCTGTGGCGTTTCTGGCGGGCCTGGTCTCGTTCCTGAGCCCCTGCGTGCTGCCGCTGGTGCCCAGCTACCTGGGCGCGCTGGGCGGCGAGCGCGCGCCGTGGGGCCGGGCGCTGGGCTTCATTCTGGGGTTCGGGCTGGTGTTCATGGCGCTGGGGGCCACGGCCAGCAGCCTGGGCGCCCTGATTGCGCCGCACAAGGCGCTGCTGGCCCAGGTGTCGGCCGTGCTGATCATCTTTTTTGGGCTGGTGATGCTGGGGCTGATTCGGCTGCCCTTTCTGATGCGCGATACGCGCGCCCTGGCCAACGCCGGGGGCTACGGCCCGGTGGCGCTGGGAGCCGCCTTTGCCTTTGGCTGGAGCCCCTGCCTGGGGCCCACCCTGGGCAGCGTGCTGGGGCTGGCCGCCAGCACCGCCAGTCTGGGCAGCGGCGTGGCGCTGCTGGCCGCCTACACCCTGGGCCTGAGTGTGCCCTTTCTGCTGGCGGCGCTGCTGTGGCACCGGGTGAACCTGCGGCGCCTGAACCGCTACGCCGGGGGCTTTGAAAAGCTGGGCGGCGTGCTGCTGGTGGTGTCCGGCACCCTGATGCTCACGGGGCAGTTCACCCGGCTGGCCACCTTCTTCTCTGAGGTGATGCCCGAGTGGCTGAAGCTGTAG
- the ccmA gene encoding heme ABC exporter ATP-binding protein CcmA: MAEAVGPARAPLGLSTASPALQLRGLWLRLGREVILRGLDLDVPAGEGVTLLGENGAGKTTLLRLLSAGLRPTRGEGRVFGYDLRDSRAVRDHAHLMPVDGGLYPDLTCLENLAFALQMHGQRGDVGAALRRVGLEGAAGRRARFLSAGMRKRLALARAWLLARPLTLVDEPFANLDDAGRALVQGLLGELRAQGVTLIVAAHEPALARAVAPRALRLHGGVLREEDGA, translated from the coding sequence GTGGCTGAAGCTGTAGGGCCGGCGCGGGCACCCCTGGGCCTCTCCACCGCTTCCCCGGCGCTGCAACTGCGCGGGCTGTGGCTGCGCCTGGGCCGAGAGGTCATCCTGCGCGGCCTGGACCTGGATGTGCCGGCCGGCGAGGGCGTGACCCTGCTGGGCGAAAACGGCGCGGGCAAGACCACCCTGCTGCGCCTGCTGTCGGCGGGGCTGCGGCCCACCCGGGGCGAGGGGCGCGTGTTCGGCTACGATCTGCGCGACAGCCGCGCCGTGCGTGACCACGCCCACCTGATGCCGGTGGACGGCGGCCTGTACCCGGACCTGACCTGTCTGGAAAATCTGGCGTTTGCCCTGCAGATGCACGGGCAGCGCGGCGACGTGGGGGCGGCCCTGCGGCGCGTGGGCCTGGAGGGCGCGGCCGGGCGCCGGGCCCGCTTTCTCTCGGCCGGCATGCGCAAGCGGCTGGCCCTGGCCCGCGCGTGGCTGCTGGCCCGGCCCCTGACCCTGGTGGATGAACCCTTTGCCAACCTGGACGACGCCGGGCGTGCGCTGGTGCAGGGCCTGCTGGGCGAGTTGCGGGCCCAGGGCGTGACCCTGATCGTGGCGGCGCATGAACCGGCGCTGGCGCGCGCGGTGGCGCCCCGCGCGCTGCGGCTGCACGGCGGCGTGCTGCGCGAGGAGGACGGGGCGTGA
- a CDS encoding heme exporter protein CcmB yields MSALHGAARRAATVAAKDLRVAGRTRDTLLSTAFFAGLVLLVLGLALSGSGREPEQRAALAAGAIWTALALAAAVGAQRAFAQEQEAGALEQLLAYPGPHGALYLGKLLGVLPPLLLVAALTVPAGLVLFGALEGTALPGRPAPMSGPLPWAALALTTGLGVLGFAAGTTFYGSITVNLRAREALLPALAFPILVPAVIATVKATALLLTGGWSAEVGTWLTFLAAFDLGTIILATLLFPAAAEG; encoded by the coding sequence GTGAGCGCCCTGCACGGCGCGGCGCGGCGGGCCGCCACCGTGGCCGCCAAGGACCTGCGGGTGGCCGGACGCACGCGCGACACCCTGCTGTCCACCGCTTTTTTTGCCGGGCTGGTGCTGCTGGTGCTGGGGCTGGCCCTCAGTGGCAGTGGCCGCGAACCCGAGCAGCGCGCGGCGCTGGCGGCCGGCGCCATCTGGACGGCGCTGGCCCTGGCCGCCGCCGTGGGCGCGCAGCGGGCCTTTGCCCAGGAACAGGAGGCCGGCGCGCTGGAACAGTTGCTGGCCTACCCCGGCCCGCACGGCGCGCTGTACCTGGGCAAGCTGCTGGGCGTTCTGCCACCGCTGCTGCTGGTGGCCGCCCTCACGGTGCCTGCGGGACTGGTGCTGTTTGGCGCCCTGGAAGGCACGGCCCTGCCTGGCCGCCCGGCCCCCATGAGCGGCCCCCTGCCCTGGGCGGCCCTGGCCCTGACCACAGGGCTGGGCGTGCTGGGCTTCGCGGCGGGCACCACCTTTTACGGCAGCATCACGGTGAACCTGCGCGCGCGTGAGGCGCTGCTGCCCGCGCTGGCCTTTCCCATTCTGGTGCCGGCGGTCATTGCCACGGTGAAGGCCACGGCGTTGCTGCTGACCGGCGGCTGGAGTGCCGAGGTGGGGACGTGGCTGACCTTCCTGGCGGCCTTTGACCTGGGGACCATCATTCTGGCAACCCTGCTGTTTCCAGCGGCGGCGGAGGGGTAA